Within Geotrypetes seraphini chromosome 13, aGeoSer1.1, whole genome shotgun sequence, the genomic segment GATTTTGGGGCCGGTTTTGCCACCATAACCCAACCCAAAATTTGGTTGGCCTCTACCCATGTGTCTAGtatcttccccccacccctacgTTCTGTAACCTCCATCACACTCCCTTCCTTTTTCAGCTGCCATCATCACTCTACCTTAGGCCTGTAGTGTCCTGCTCCCTCTATTGGAAATTTTGAGTCACGGGAGGGGGGTGCAGGATGCAGCTGGCCTTGAGCACGCATGGTACTGAAAGGTCTGCCATTCTCTTGATAGCACAACACTCCCTTCCCCAACCCCAAAATTCTAATTCTCACTGATGTAtattaactctccattgccctaaGTACAAAATACGTATCTagactgtatataatatgtaaatcgctttgattgtaaccacaaaaaggcagtatatctaATCCTACCCCCTTTCCTTACCCCGATGTGCTAGATTTTTTAGGGGGCATGAGAGGGACTAACTAATGGATTAATGAGATTTGTGCTGCATTGGGCTCTATAGATAACATGCTGTATTACATCATTTGTGATTTGTATAATGGCTGTTCTGCAAGGTTCACTATGGCTGATTGAGGAAGATGAAAAGTTTGTGGCTTGTTTAGAATGAAGCTGGCAAAACAATCCAGCCTAGTCTATTTAGAAAAAGATCAGACGTTGATGATGAATATGGAAATGTGGATCATTACATTTAATGCTTCATGGCTTGGTTTCTTGTACTCGCTCCCATTTCTAAACGGAATCTATGATGCCTTGCACAGGGTAgaatgagagggggggggggtcttcattctttctctcttaATTCTGCTGAGAAAGGGTTTAGGATGAGAGACACACAGTTTCTTTAGCACAGTGGCACCTTTACCAGGACTGATACCAGTTAGATGGGATTAAGGGAATAATTTAAGGAAGGAACAACAGGAAGGGTAAGGTGGAGTTGGGCTCTTTACGGGGTCCTGCACATATAAGGCATTACAGTACTGTTAAGAATGGCAACTTTTGTCTTAATTCCTCGCCAGTTGTTTACTTAATAAATCTGCCCTGGAAAACTTTGCTATTCAGCTTGGTGAAAAATTATGAATCATAGTCAGCAGCTGTTAAATCACAGTTGCCCAGATGTGATCTGTTAGCTTTGTGAgagaaaggagaggaggaaaaAAGTAGAATGAcagggacagggttgggaaccactgctgaaTAGTCAATGTTAAACCTCTTCCAGAGACTTGATTCTGTGAGAATATTATgtctgcttgtcctcggagaaagcaaagatacctgtagcaagtgttctctgaagacagcaggcatatattctcacaaccctcctacctcccctggtttgctactgaactgatggtcctgggcgtctttctttttttttccacactATGAGTGTCATAGTCGGAGGGTTCAGGCCCTgcatttaaagcaaaaaaaacataGCTGACATAGCTCtagtgaaacacagactgtgttggagccgagATACATCAGTTCAGATAAGTGTTCCATTCTTTTTCTGCAGAGCTACGTGGACAATTCTAACGTGTAATAGAAGCCTTAGCATTCAAGATTATGTGCTGTGATTTAAGAACCCATACAGTTCTGGCGATTCCTGTTGAGATATCTATGAGCACACTAAAACCTATGAAATACCGTTTCAtgttttgtaacttttttttttcaagttcaaTGACATAAGATTGTTTTAACGGGTGAGGGATTATTACTGTGCTTGTTCACTCTTGGTCTCCTATCCCATCCCAAGCAATTTGTTTGGACTTAAATCCCCTGtgttttttgtaaagattgaaAGTAACAGTGCACTTGGCAGGGTCTACACCGGGTTCTGTATATGATGTTGCCCACAGGTGAGAATACAATATACtgtatgcctgctgtccttgaatAACATCTGCATTGACTATCATCCCTCACTATTCTTCCTCAGGAGTACCCACTCGGTTGCAGCTCCTTGTATCATCTGCAGAAAGGcaaacgtttttgtttttttttaatccacatCCTTGCCTTTCATATGTTTCTTGGTTGGCCTGGAATTTTTGGCTTTGACTGCATGAATATGACCTAGCAATATGTTTTGCAAGCTTGATGACTTTATATTTTTCTCTAGCTGAGCTATCAAGGAggcatggcctagtggttaagagctgctgtgaccctgggcaagtcattttgaaatctttaagtcaAGGGGGCCCCTGCAATTGCTAAGGCCAGTCCTGAGAGCAAGGTTTCTCAGCCCAGTCCTTGGGCCATACCCAGCCAAATCAGGTTTCTCAGGATatttacaatgaatattcatgcagATAGTGCATGCAGATTTATCTCTTCTATATTCACTAAATTCATTATGACTGGCTAGATGGGACGACTGAGTTGAAAACCCCTACCTTAGGGAAATACTTAATTTGGTTTCTTTTGATTGCTTTTATTGTGGTGgttgggtttgtttggttttctatGCATCTTAAAGCCATAATCTTTGGACAGCGAGGAATATAGtagtaataaaaataaatatctgCTGTCTCATTGCTGCTTGTGGATAGTAGCCATCTGTTCTGGAGCTTCGACAGTCCTGTGTCTGGAGTTTCCATTTCGTAAGCAGAGTAGAAATTTATTTGCACTTACAAGATTTCTAGGTCTCTCTAGCACATCTCTCCCTACTTCACCCCAACCGttgctcctcttttttttttttttttaatctttattgacatttcaaacttttataatgtatacagTTGAAGAATCaggaaaaactatatgaaaatacatttgttatcatcacaattattacattTAACAATTTTTTATCCTCTTCTGATCctacatagaacatagaagatgacggcagaaaagggctacagcccatcaggtctgcccactctgcttacccaccccctgtctatgccctaatgacccaatttccttattttgaccctcgtagggatcccacatgggtatcccatttattcttaaaatctggtacgttgtctgcctcgatcacctgcactggaagcttgttccaatgatcaaccactctctctgtgaagaaatactttctggtgtcgccatgaaattttccgcccctgagtttgaacgggtgccctcttgtggccgagggtcccttgagaaagaaaatatcatcttccacttcgacacgtcccgtgaggtacttaaatgtttcgatcatgtctcccctctccctacgttcctcgagagtgtagagctgcaatttgttcagtctctcttcgtacgagagacccttgagccccgagatcatcctggtggccgtccgctgaaccgattcaattctgcgcacatctttactgtaatgtggcctccagaattgcacacagtactccagatgaggtctcaccatggccctgtacaacggcattatgctatcaatataataaaaaattaattttactcttACAAATAAATATTCCACCACCCACCCTCTAAATTCCAGTGACTGCTGCCACTTGAACCCTGACTGCAACAACAGGAAAATATTGCTCTGCAGTCAACATGATTAATAACCCTATCTcgataaacaacaacaaaaaaaaaatgaagaaaggagAGTCTTAACTTACAAACCTATTTATTGGCGAGGTTGTTTTTCCTTAAGCGattctctttaaatttttttttttttttacatgcagcAAAGAACAGCTGCTAGCAGTTACTCTAAGATCGTATTAACCCTTTGCAGCATTTATCACAGGCACTGTGTTATAGGAGCAGAGGCAGTGAGACACGTGGTACCCCCTGAATGTCAGCAGCCCAGGGATCAGCATACCACACTAAAGATTTATACTGGGTCACTAAATTTATACGAAAAGGGAAACGCAGCTGAATCATAATGGCTGATAATCTATGATCGACGCATGTAGTGTCTATGAGGGGGGAAAATACAGCTTTCAAAACGCCTCCCTCCTCATGTGTTGTGCTTTTGTCtgtattagggttaccagacgtctggaaaaacacagacatgtcctcttttggaggactgtccATGTTCCTGGATGAACttcccaaaacctggcagtttgtctgagttttggaaagctccaagctccagccacatctggagggccttcaacaagcatgcacgGAAGACGACACACTCTTATATAAACTTACAGAGAGACATAAGTTGTTGTTAAACTTTTGGGTGGATAAACCTCACTCTTATCTATGATCATGCAGTGAACGACTGAGAAGACTGGAACAAAAGTTCAagaattctttctttcttttctttctatttatttcacatcaaagaacaaaaaaCTTTGAAAAAGGAAATACAGTATACATAATGAAGAATGTAACGAAAGAAAACCAAGATGAGAAAAGGGAAAAATAATCCCAATCTCACCAAATGTTACTATGCTCATAGTCCACAAATGAGAGAGAAACCATgcactctaaagcagtggtctcaaactcgtggcccaggggccacatgtggcccgcctggtactattttgaggcccttggtatgtttatcataatcacaaaagtaaaataaaacagtttcttgatatgtctctttagctataaattacaatattattattaagacttagccaaaaggaaagatttataaactataaagagttttacctcatgcaaaattgtcatttctttaataagacattaactattttttttctgaggccctccaagtacctacaaatccaaaatgtggccctgcaaagggtttgagtttgagaccactgctctaaagggtaGTTGAAATAAGAAATGTACAAAAGGAAATTACAGAGTTCTGTTGGTTAATTAATTCAAGCCTGGTTAGCGAATGTCACGGTTGAGTCTGGGGCTCTTAAGGCAGCCTTGCCGTCCAAGAAATATTGCAATTGGTCTGGGTcattaaaaatatatctatttgcctgataagtaatgcaacatttacaaggaaaataaAGTTGAAAGGTAGGTCCTAAACTTAAAACTAATTGACGATAAGtcaaaaaaaaatttccacctGGACTGTGTCCATtttgaaacatctggaaaaatagCTATTCAACATTCTCAGTCCTATAGACTAGACACAGAATTGCTTCCTTCTCTTGCAAAAAGACAAAAGTCACTAATAAAGTAGCTCTTGCTGAAATTTCAATTTTGTGAGGATTTGAATACTCCGGTGAGATCCAAGTCTACAGATTGTATTGTCTCtttatcttttttcttctttaagtAAATTTAGATAGTACAACTTCTGTAGCGGAGGCGAGTTCAAGAAAGAATTGTTATGCTGAACACTAGACCAGACCTTTCAAATGGTGGAACTTTCCCAAGTTTGGTTACTTTGCCTCCTACAGAAATTTGAAGTGCAGTTAGTTTGTGGCCTCACGACACACCCAGGCTATGACAGGAAGAGGTTTAAGGAATGCATTCAGCCTGTTCACCAAGGCTAAGTGCAGGAGGTGGTAGAAACACCTTTTCGGTCCTTTAATTGGGCCTGTATGTAGGAAGCGCAGTGGGAAAGAGTTGGGGAGGGAGGATAAAGAAGTAGAGAGGAAGCAAACTGCACCAGGGTGAAGTGAGAATGGAGTGCGGATGgagagagagaacgagaggacagcATTGCAGTGGAATGGGAGGGAGGTGTGCTTACCAGAGAAGAAATGCACTCGTGAACTTCAGCTACCAACCCTGCCCCTGGGTGCTGTACAGGGGTGGGCCATGGAAAAGTAGCCCGCCTCTAATACCGGTGCCAGAAAGATGATGGTCTCCCTGGAACAGCGAATAGTGATTGTGGAAGGCATAGACGTGAATGGTGGACCACTTTCACCCTCTGTTGTATCTTGtgggtaagtgaataaaaacaatccacttgctcGTTCATCTTGCCATACTATCGCCGGAGGTGGACTACTTTTCCGTGGCCCACCCTGTAGAAAACAAGAGTGCATGATAAGAGAATTCCTTCCCTAGCAAGTTACTTTGTAAGAGAAgtgatattatttattttatgcagttgggtgacattgccagaggttgtggtaagagcggatagcatagctggttttaagaaaggtttagacaagttcctggagggaggaaaagtccatagtctgttattgacaaagatggggggggggagccactgcttgccctgtattggtagcatggaatattgctattccttgggttttggccaggtactagtgacctggattggccaccgtgagaacgagcttctgggcttgatggaccattggtctgactcaataaggctattcttatgttatgtaactACTGCATGAAGGATCACAATATGTCATATGTCTGTCTACCAATTATCTGCCACCTTCTGAATGATGGAAACCAagaacagtaacatagtaaagacAGCAAATAAAGTCCATGTCCATCAGGTATGCCTAGAAAGGTAGCTACGAGTTGTATCTGCTGTTCTGTGCAGAGCATTCAGGTTACCTCCTCTGCGCCTTCATTTCAGGATTGCACCTGGCATTCCATGCAGGTTACACCCTTCTATGTCATTTACTTTGCTTTCATCCCATCCTCGTAGTAGATAAGTATCCTCTGTATTATCCCACACCCTTTTGAATTTTGTCACATGTTTTGTCCCTCCCAACCAACTccactgggagagcattccaggcatccacaactctttctgtaaaaaagtatataGCCACAAAGTAAAAGACAGCAGATTAGGGATCATTCTTTGTCCAGTGGATTAGGTGCGGGATCGGCGTGTTCCACATTTCTGATAGGACGGCCCCGTTATGTGGATTCTGGATGGATGGGGGAGGAGACAACCTTTTCAGGGGACAGAGTCCATTGTGAGTTTTTGAGGCGTGGGATAATTCTGGGAGTTCTGCTAATGGATGGTGATTATTTTCACAGGGCGTGAAGATTTTCCGCGCATTGATTCTTGGGGAGTTGGAGAAGGGGCAGAGCCAGTTCCAGGCCCTCTGCTTTGTCACACGCCTTAACCGTAACGAGATCATCCCCAGCGAGTCCATGGCAAAGTTACGGCAGGTGAGAATATGGTCTCGTAAACGTTCCTGCGCCCCGGTGTATATACACTgtgtttaaaaaaagaagaaaaaaaactgtgCAAAGCTTATTTTCTGGAAACTCTGTCAATTTCAATAACATTTTGGATGTATCTTCCTGAATAAATTTTCAATAAGCCTACACTCGCGCTAACTACCTCGCCTACATGGTGTCCCCACCACCTCACAATTATCATCATGATATGTGCAGACACCATTTTGATTTAACCAGTTACCATGGTTTTCAGTCAGGATTATCTGATCCTTATTAGGAACTTGTTTCTGGAGAACCTTATGGTTCTCATAGACTGGAGAAAGAGTTTCCAGAaaagaggtggaagaggataagtATAGAATATGTTTTGAAGAAATTGCGAGCAACAGGCTCAACTAATCACCAGTCAAGAAGCAGCAGGGCCCAATCAATTTGCACTGAAAAAAGCATCGCAACCTTTGAAGAATCGAGTAATAAAGTGATGAGGTAGCCACATTTGGGATATATTATTCTGTATAAATTTTCAAGTTTTGATAGTGTTATTAAGAAAGCAACACTGTAGATGAGGTTAACTAAATATTTTTACTGTACTTTTTTCTAGTACAGTCTTGGTGCTCCTTTTCCTTTGAGTTGAAATTATTTCATGTTTGTTTGTgtgttttgtccttttttttaattgcacaCTGGCTTGGGAGTTCTCGTTTGACTTTGGGAACAGGATCtgaagatgtttaaaaaaaaaaaaattaagtgttgCCGCACCAGTATACTTATGTGTCAGCTATGGGGAagttggaagggggagaggcctcTGAGGCTGGGATGGCTGGCAGAGATGGATGTGTGTGtagcttttttgtttttgtggggTGTGAACATGAATTCCCACTAGAATCATGTTTTGTTCAATATAGTTTAATCACACAAAATGTTTTGGTTGGATGAATCCAAACACATAGGATTCTGATTAAATCTGAAGTTGGCTTTAAGTGACAAAAAATTAAACACAACAAATGTTTCCATGTTTCACACTGCCTGCCTATAAAACTGTGTGATATTTTTTGTATTTGATTCTCTCCTTTATTATGGTGTAATAGATTTGGTTCTTATTGAAGTCTAATTTTCTCTCTGAGTAGGCTTAGGTATTTCTGTCATCTCTGTAATAATAACATGAATTGTTGGACGAGTAATCTacgggttacataagaacataagaatagccttattgggtcagacaaatggtccatcaagcccagcagcctgttctcacagtggccaatccaggccaatccagtggccaaaacccaaggagaagcaatattccatgctaccaatccagggcaaacagtggcttcccccatgtctttctcaataacagactattgacttttcctccaggaacttgtccaaacctttcttaaaaccagttacagctatccgctcttaccacaacctctggcaatgcgttccagagcttaactattctctgaggaaaaaaaaaatttcctcctattggttttaaaaatgtatttccctgtaacttcatcgagtgtcccctagtctttgtaatttttgatggagtcaaaaatcgatccacttgtacccattctatccactcaggattttgtagatttcaatcatatctcccctcagctatctcttttagtcttttctcatatttcCCTTCTCAGTTTCAAAGGTTTGTTCCAACTTTCATCAATTTCCTGGGTTCCAAAAAGCCTCTAAGGTGTTAATCTCCCACATTAAAATTGCTGCGACTATGTTATCTGTAGCGGGAGTAAAGCTGTGGAATACCCTACCAGGAATTCTGCGTTGGTGTGCTGCTAGAATGAATTTTTAGAAAATGTTAAACTCAACTGTTTGGAGGCTTTTTTTgagttgaaattttatattcaaactggatttgaagatttctgatgtttattgaccatttttaagagtgttgttttttttaacaactgaattatttatttgtttaacattttatgcttgttactatggaaaccatataggtaatatacggtatataaatttttaaataaatttttcttCATTCAAAAGAATATGCAAATCAATATGCAAAACGGGCCCTCCTTCATTCAGAAGTACAAATCATTCAACCAACTCTAGgggctcctcttactaaggtgtcctagcgtttttagtgcacgcaggaaattaccacgcgctataacgctcaatgctggcgttaaggtctagcgcgcgtggcaatgcagctattctgtgcgttaaagccctagcgcaccttagtaaaaggagccctaggtctcggGGAATTAATTCAGGTCAGTGTTGCGGGATGGAATACTCCTGCCACCTCTCACATAAATTCCCTAACTTGCTACTACCACCCACTGGCAGAGCGTTAAACCCTCCACCCTGATATTAAAAGGGACCTATCAAGACCTAATCTTGGACCCAAGTTGTTTTTGCATGGGAGTTTGTCCTAGTGGTATCTCCATGGGGATGCCTCTCTTCCTGTGATGGGACGCATAGAATGTTACTATTTCTtatgaactggattggccactgttagtcTGACTTAGTATGGCTAGTCGTATGTTCTTATAACATTCATTGTGGtcttgggcaagtcgcttaaccctCAGTTGCCACAGCTCTATTTTAAGCCCTCTGTGGCAGAGAAACGCCTAGTGTATGTAACTAACATTGAGCTACTACTGGAACGGCATAACCGAAatactaaaatataaaataaaactgtCTTGATATTCCTCTTCAGAAAAACCCAAGGACAGTACGTCAGGCTGAAGAGCTGCGTGGGCTGGAGCATCTCAGCATGGACGTGGCGGTAAATTTCAGCAAAGGGGCCCAGCTGAGCTtccacatgcacaacatctgctCAGAGGCCAGAGAAGCCATTTATACACGAGAGGAAGATGTTAGATTTTGGCTGGAGAAAGGTAGATTGTTAATCTCGTCTTAACTTTTGCTATACTTTGGTGTGACCTTTTTGCTtataaatggatttttaaaatttgcatgtTAAATTAGCTTATATGCCTGTAATTCACATAGGGAAGGTTTGTGTTTCATATGTAGTTCATCCGCTCCATTGGAATTTGGTAGCCATGTTGGCTCTTGAAAATTGTAAACATAGTATAAAAAGATAAATTTGAGCAGCACAacacatcactttacacttgagGTGGTAGACTTTGACACTGGTGGGAAAGAGAGATATCGGGCACAGCCCAACAGAGCAGGCACTGCAATGGAGGCAGCTGCTATGCAGATGCTGTATTGCTTTGCGTTGGAGCCATGGGTGGCACACCCAAATTCTAGCTCCACTAGCTGAAGAGGTCCTCTGGCAGCCAGAAGAAGTCTTTCTTTCTGCAGCTGGCGGCACTGTCTAAGCAATGCTACCACACTGGCCTCATCCCCTGCAAAACCGAGTATGCATGCTGGGAAAGGGAGGCTGGTGCAGTGCCAATGCATTAGACAGTGGTGCAGGCTGCAGAAAGAAAAGATTGATTTTGTTCTGGCTACCGGAGGACTTCTtctgctggtggggcttggggctCATTGAAGAAGGGCAGAGGCtaggcttgggggggagggggtattgtgTGCCCAGCTACCTTGAGTTCAGGCCCGCCATAAATAGTGCATCTGGCTATTCTTTTTGCTTTAATTTAACCCCTCCTATGCATAAGAAGAGCTTTGAGGTGTGATAGTTCCTGAATCTTTTTTGTTCCAGGTGTGGACAGTTCCATGTTTGAGGTCCTACCACAGTCTGCTGACCTACCGGACTTGCTACACTGTAAGCTGTGGAGCGACCGCTGGAAGCCCTGTATCTGTACTTACAATCTTACCATAGAGTGGTATCCCTGCATGCTTAAGTACTGTAAAAATCGTGACTTGACCGGCAAAGTTTCCTCATACAAGTGTGGCATCCGCAGCTGCCAGAAAAGCTATAGCTTTGATTATTACGTATCTCAGAAGCAGTTGTGCTTATGGGATGAGGAGACCTAGAACAATTTAATCATTCAACCTGTCAACTTTTGAAAGCTCCTGATGTTCCTAGCAGCCATGGACACTGCCTCCCCTGGGTTCCTCTGTGTTTTGTTGGCCTTGTTTGCAACTTTCAGGAGACTTGGAAGGTTTATGCACCACAAAGGCTTGGACTTTTCTCCTTCTTATCCTGCAAATTTGACACTGTGAAGACAAACCAGGTTTCCTGTATGGTAAATGCAGAAATCCTTTGCTTGGCTGTACATTTATGCCATATGGCAACACAGCTCCTCCAGACAAAAGGATGATGAAGTCTTTAGGGCTATCTTGGCTAAATTATCTCCTTAGCCAAAGTGCTTGCTGGTAGGACAGTAGTGGTTCATGAACAAAAATCGACAACAGcagtgttatttaaaaaaaaaaaaaaaagtatgtaatTCACTTTCTATAACCTAATTGAAATGTTGTATGCAAAGGGGACATAGTAATGTCTCCTGTGGATGCAATTGCAGTGGGGTGATCAAATGATCTCTGCCAGAACTGAGAACAGAGAGATTATCTAAGTGCTTTCAAAACAAAACTGTGAACCAAGACtcaaagggctagatgcactaaagataccaacTGGATCGCTGTTGACCGATTTCTCTGGCCAATTCGTGAGCAGCAATCAATGCGCTATTAAGTTTGCACGCAAATGGTTTGCACGGAGgtggaaatcatttgcatgcaaatgcaaccgatcgctcagtgagtgattcacacatgtgcagagccct encodes:
- the OAF gene encoding out at first protein homolog isoform X1 — its product is MSSGFCPWGSLGLLLSLLAGSLLGRAELQVRVRLRDGRVTEEWLHADSEQDCSSVEYRKEDGTVITLLADYRQGVKIFRALILGELEKGQSQFQALCFVTRLNRNEIIPSESMAKLRQKNPRTVRQAEELRGLEHLSMDVAVNFSKGAQLSFHMHNICSEAREAIYTREEDVRFWLEKGVDSSMFEVLPQSADLPDLLHCKLWSDRWKPCICTYNLTIEWYPCMLKYCKNRDLTGKVSSYKCGIRSCQKSYSFDYYVSQKQLCLWDEET
- the OAF gene encoding out at first protein homolog isoform X2, coding for MSSGFCPWGSLGLLLSLLAGSLLGRAELQVRVRLRDGRVTEEWLHADSEQDCSSVEYRKEDGTVITLLADYRQKNPRTVRQAEELRGLEHLSMDVAVNFSKGAQLSFHMHNICSEAREAIYTREEDVRFWLEKGVDSSMFEVLPQSADLPDLLHCKLWSDRWKPCICTYNLTIEWYPCMLKYCKNRDLTGKVSSYKCGIRSCQKSYSFDYYVSQKQLCLWDEET